Proteins encoded within one genomic window of Panicum virgatum strain AP13 chromosome 1N, P.virgatum_v5, whole genome shotgun sequence:
- the LOC120656745 gene encoding pEARLI1-like lipid transfer protein 1: MASKALVLFLAVNLVLLGVATPGAFGTTCPIDTLKLGVCVDLLTLLKANLGVPPTQQCCPLISGLADLEAAACLCTNLILPADISLILNYCGKSLPSGFVC, translated from the coding sequence ATGGCGTCCAAGGCGTTGGTGCTGTTCCTGGCCGTGAACCTGGTGCTGCTGGGCGTGGCCACGCCTGGGGCGTTCGGCACCACATGCCCCATCGACACGCTCAAGCTGGGCGTGTGCGTCGACTTGCTGACCCTCCTTAAGGCCAATCTAGGCGTGCCGCCCACGCAGCAGTGCTGCCCCCTCATCAGCGGGCTCGCCGACCTCGAGGCCGCCGCCTGCCTCTGCACCAACCTGATCCTCCCCGCCGACATCAGCCTCATCCTCAACTACTGCGGCAAGAGCCTGCCCTCCGGCTTCGTGTGCTGA